Proteins from one Astatotilapia calliptera chromosome 8, fAstCal1.2, whole genome shotgun sequence genomic window:
- the bub3 gene encoding mitotic checkpoint protein BUB3: protein MTGSNEYKLNQGPEDGISAVKFSPSTAQFLLVSSWDCTVRLYDVGGNTMRMKYQHTAPVLDCAFYDPTHSWSGGLDAQLKMHDLNTDQDTIVGTHDAAIRCVEYCPEVNVMVTGSWDRSVRLWDPRTPCNAGTFTQPDKVYTLSVAGDRLIVGTAGRRVLVWDLRNMGYVQQRRESSLKYQTRCIRAFPNKQGYVLSSIEGRVAVEYLDPSQEVQKKKYAFKCHRLKEEGIEHVYPVNAISFHSVHNTFATGGSDGFVNIWDPFNKKRLCQFHRYPTSIASLAFNNDGTMLAIAASYMFEKGDISHPEDAIFIRQVTDAETKPKST, encoded by the exons ATGACAGGCTCAAACGAGTACAAGCTCAATCAGGGACCAGAGGATGGCATCTCTGCTGTCAAGTTCAGTCCCAGCACAGCCCAGTTTCTCCTGGTTTCCTCTTGGGACTGCACTGTCCGTCTCTATGACGTGGGAGGCAACACCATGCGAATGAAGTACCAGCACACGGCTCCAGTTCTGGATTGTGCATTTTAT GATCCAACACATTCTTGGAGTGGAGGTTTAGATGCACAGTTAAAAATGCATGATTTGAACACAGACCAAG acacaattgTTGGAACACATGATGCTGCCATTCGTTGTGTAGAGTACTGCCCAGAAGTTAATGTCATGGTAACAGGTAGCTGGGATAGATCAGTTCGACTGTGGGACCCACGAACGCCCTGCAACGCTGGCACCTTTACTCAGCCAGACAAG GTGTATACCCTCTCTGTGGCTGGAGATAGGCTGATTGTTGGCACAGCAGGACGACGAGTACTGGTGTGGGATTTGAGAAACATGGGATATGTGCAGCAAAGAAGAGAGTCCAGTCTGAAGTATCAGACGCGCTGCATTAGAGCCTTCCCCAACAAACAG GGGTATGTCTTGAGTTCAATTGAGGGACGTGTAGCTGTAGAGTACCTGGACCCAAGCCAGGAAGTTCAGAAGAAGAAATACGCTTTCAAGTGCCACAGGCTGAAGGAAGAAGGAATCGAGCATGTTTATCCTGTCAATGCCATCTCATTTCACAGTGTTCATAACACCTTTGCCACAG GTGGCTCAGATGGCTTTGTGAACATCTGGGATCCATTCAACAAGAAGCGTTTGTGTCAGTTCCATCGGTATCCAACCAGTATTGCATCACTGGCCTTTAATAATGATGGCACCATGCTTGCAATCGCCGCTTCCTACATGTTTGAGAAAGGAGACATCAGCCACCCAGAGGATGCCATCTTTATCCGCCAGGTCACAGATGCCGAGACAAAGCCCAA GTCAACCTAA
- the hmx3b gene encoding homeobox protein HMX3-B encodes MADSDTQEARQPAKDSPFSIKNLLNIEDKPTKPKSILSSHKGVLEGSFFSRLGDLSVPRFELPAQRIGLSAQYLERASTWWYPYTLGAHFRTGGSEKVSLREASQAPDRRSPDLQKSDQDAKDESADDDIALDESDSEEPKKETDQEDDWRRKNDELDSEKKPCRKKKTRTVFSRSQVFQLESTFDIKRYLSSSERAGLAASLHLTETQVKIWFQNRRNKWKRQLAAELEAANLSHAAAQRIVRVPILYHENGAPETSGGPATNSPGGQALLAFPHHMYYSHPVPLLRPV; translated from the exons ATGGCAGACTCTGATACTCAAGAGGCTCGCCAACCTGCAAAAGACTCGCCGTTCTCCATAAAGAACCTGCTGAATATTGAAGACAAACCCACGAAGCCAAAAAGCATCCTCAGCTCGCACAAGGGGGTTTTGGAAGGCAGTTTCTTTTCTCGGCTCGGTGATTTGTCTGTTCCTCGATTTGAGCTGCCAGCACAGAGAATTGGACTATCCGCGCAATATCTGGAAAGAGCATCTACCTGGTGGTACCCCTACACGCTTGGAGCACATTTTAGGACTGGAG GGTCTGAGAAGGTCAGCTTAAGAGAAGCATCACAGGCACCGGACAGGCGCTCTCCGGATCTCCAGAAAAGTGATCAAGATGCCAAAGATGAAAGCGCCGACGATGACATCGCCCTGGATGAAAGTGACTCGGAGGagccaaagaaagaaacagaccaGGAGGACGACTGGAGGAGAAAAAACGACGAGCTGGACTCCGAGAAGAAGCCCTGTCGGAAGAAGAAGACGCGCACCGTGTTTTCCAGAAGTCAGGTCTTTCAGCTGGAGTCCACTTTCGACATTAAGCGCTACCTGAGCAGCTCAGAGAGGGCAGGCCTAGCCGCGTCTCTGCACTTAACCGAGACGCAGGTGAAAATCTGGTTCCAGAACCGGAGGAATAAGTGGAAAAGGCAGTTGGCCGCCGAGCTGGAGGCGGCCAACCTGAGCCATGCGGCGGCACAGAGGATTGTGCGGGTTCCCATACTCTACCACGAGAATGGAGCCCCAGAAACGAGCGGGGGCCCTGCTACAAACTCACCGGGCGGCCAGGCACTCCTGGCTTTCCCCCACCACATGTACTATTCTCACCCAGTCCCACTGCTGAGACCCGTTTAA
- the acadsb gene encoding short/branched chain specific acyl-CoA dehydrogenase, mitochondrial isoform X1, which produces MAIPLVRIFSKSFKQLSRPWGACQAGWRSTSSRSVPDVASHHPAEVVSSFPPLQTYTEEEGMMREAVKKYAQERIFPLVSQMDENSQMDKEVIKSLFEQGLMGIEIDPEYGGTGSSFFSSILVIEELAKVDPSVAVLCDIQNTLINTLFVKLGTPAQKEKYLNRLSTDMIGSFCLSEAESGSDAFALKTRAEKHKDYYVINGSKMWISNAEHAGVFLVMANVDLSAGYRGITCFIVDRDTEGLEIGKKENKLGLRASSTCPLNFDNVKVPEKNILGEIGHGYKYAIGMLNEGRIGIAAQMLGLAQGCFDHTVPYTRQRVQFGKRIFDFQGMQHQIAHVATQIEAARLLTYNAARLKEAGRTFIKEACMAKYFSAEVATLTTSKCIEWMGGVGFTKDYPIEKYYRDCKIGTIYEGTTNIQLSTMAKFIDKEYNV; this is translated from the exons ATGGCTATCCCGTTGGTCAGGATTTTCTCAAAG tctttcaAACAACTCTCTCGTCCATGGGGGGCATGCCAGGCAGGATGGAGGAGCACTTCCTCCAGATCTGTCCCAGATGTGGCTTCACACCATCCCGCCGAGGTGGTCTCCTCTTTCCCTCCACTTCAGACATACACAGAGGAGGAAGGCATGATGAGGGAAGCAG TGAAAAAATATGCACAGGAGCGCATCTTCCCACTTGTGTCACAAATGGATGAGAATTCGCAGATGGATAAGGAAGTGATCAAATCCCTCTTTGAACAAGGT CTCATGGGCATTGAGATCGACCCCGAATATGGCGGGACTGGCTCCTCGTTTTTCTCCTCTATTCTGGTCATCGAGGAGCTGGCGAAGGTGGATCCCTCTGTGGCTGTACTATGTGACATCCAGAACACTCTGATCAACACGCTGTTTGTCAAACTCGGTACCCCAGCTCAGAAAGAGAAGTACCTCAATCGACTGTCAACAGACATG ATTGGAAGCTTCTGTCTCTCTGAAGCAGAGTCGGGAAGCGATGCTTTTGCTCTGAAGACGCGTGCTGAAAAGCACAAGGACTATTATGTAATCAATGGATCCAAGATGTGGATCAGTAATGCAGAGCATGCTGGTGTTTTCCTGGTAATGGCCAATGTGGATCTCTCTGCT GGATACAGAGGCATCACCTGCTTCATCGTGGACCGGGACACCGAGGGGCTAGAAATTGGCAAGAAGGAGAACAAGCTTGGACTGCGGGCCTCCTCCACCTGCCCGCTCAACTTTGACAATGTCAAG GTGCCAGAGAAGAACATTTTAGGAGAGATCGGTCATGGCTATAAGTATGCCATCGGGATGTTGAATGAGGGTAGGATTGGAATAGCAGCACAG atgcTTGGATTGGCACAGGGTTGCTTTGATCACACTGTTCCTTACACCAGACAGAGGGTGCAGTTTGGAAAACGTATCTTTGACTTCCAG GGGATGCAGCACCAAATTGCCCATGTAGCAACACAGATTGAAGCCGCTCGGCTGTTGACGTACAACGCTGCTCGTCTGAAAGAAGCCGGAAGAACTTTCATTAAAGAGGCCTGCATGGCTAAATACTTCAGCGCAGAG GTTGCCACCCTTACCACATCAAAGTGCATCGAGTGGATGGGAGGAGTAGGCTTCACTAAAGACTACCCTATTGAAAAATACTACAGAGACTGTAAAATTG GTACCATTTATGAGGGCACGACGAATATCCAGCTGTCCACTATGGCCAAGTTCATTGATAAGGAGTACAATGTTTGA
- the acadsb gene encoding short/branched chain specific acyl-CoA dehydrogenase, mitochondrial isoform X2, translated as MMREAVKKYAQERIFPLVSQMDENSQMDKEVIKSLFEQGLMGIEIDPEYGGTGSSFFSSILVIEELAKVDPSVAVLCDIQNTLINTLFVKLGTPAQKEKYLNRLSTDMIGSFCLSEAESGSDAFALKTRAEKHKDYYVINGSKMWISNAEHAGVFLVMANVDLSAGYRGITCFIVDRDTEGLEIGKKENKLGLRASSTCPLNFDNVKVPEKNILGEIGHGYKYAIGMLNEGRIGIAAQMLGLAQGCFDHTVPYTRQRVQFGKRIFDFQGMQHQIAHVATQIEAARLLTYNAARLKEAGRTFIKEACMAKYFSAEVATLTTSKCIEWMGGVGFTKDYPIEKYYRDCKIGTIYEGTTNIQLSTMAKFIDKEYNV; from the exons ATGATGAGGGAAGCAG TGAAAAAATATGCACAGGAGCGCATCTTCCCACTTGTGTCACAAATGGATGAGAATTCGCAGATGGATAAGGAAGTGATCAAATCCCTCTTTGAACAAGGT CTCATGGGCATTGAGATCGACCCCGAATATGGCGGGACTGGCTCCTCGTTTTTCTCCTCTATTCTGGTCATCGAGGAGCTGGCGAAGGTGGATCCCTCTGTGGCTGTACTATGTGACATCCAGAACACTCTGATCAACACGCTGTTTGTCAAACTCGGTACCCCAGCTCAGAAAGAGAAGTACCTCAATCGACTGTCAACAGACATG ATTGGAAGCTTCTGTCTCTCTGAAGCAGAGTCGGGAAGCGATGCTTTTGCTCTGAAGACGCGTGCTGAAAAGCACAAGGACTATTATGTAATCAATGGATCCAAGATGTGGATCAGTAATGCAGAGCATGCTGGTGTTTTCCTGGTAATGGCCAATGTGGATCTCTCTGCT GGATACAGAGGCATCACCTGCTTCATCGTGGACCGGGACACCGAGGGGCTAGAAATTGGCAAGAAGGAGAACAAGCTTGGACTGCGGGCCTCCTCCACCTGCCCGCTCAACTTTGACAATGTCAAG GTGCCAGAGAAGAACATTTTAGGAGAGATCGGTCATGGCTATAAGTATGCCATCGGGATGTTGAATGAGGGTAGGATTGGAATAGCAGCACAG atgcTTGGATTGGCACAGGGTTGCTTTGATCACACTGTTCCTTACACCAGACAGAGGGTGCAGTTTGGAAAACGTATCTTTGACTTCCAG GGGATGCAGCACCAAATTGCCCATGTAGCAACACAGATTGAAGCCGCTCGGCTGTTGACGTACAACGCTGCTCGTCTGAAAGAAGCCGGAAGAACTTTCATTAAAGAGGCCTGCATGGCTAAATACTTCAGCGCAGAG GTTGCCACCCTTACCACATCAAAGTGCATCGAGTGGATGGGAGGAGTAGGCTTCACTAAAGACTACCCTATTGAAAAATACTACAGAGACTGTAAAATTG GTACCATTTATGAGGGCACGACGAATATCCAGCTGTCCACTATGGCCAAGTTCATTGATAAGGAGTACAATGTTTGA
- the LOC113028300 gene encoding zinc finger protein Pegasus-like isoform X1 codes for MAQHTRRNMEEIKTEPVDFVKEFQEYLTQQTQHVNMISGSVCGEKETAESFQAVAPRCEQNGLDPPSVEVRLSVEDGSDVQMDGLERTCDGKYKCSYCSYANKGMARLIEHIRIHTGEKPHRCQLCPFASAYERHLEAHMRSHTGEKPYKCDLCAFRCSDRSNLSHHRRRRHKLLPTRVARSPFSNKRMLSALQKRTASLGFGRRLLINLNPASVMMPKSDFLTDLSHKIHHLNSSEYKNAPRVDEKESRNRSANGLTFKNPLDQVSTLAGQLAELHPESQTPVSPDRESIKDEKPILIHNVSSEQVAMCSNGVQISSLKKESPTSRHENCSPALSLGFENNMNALTACVSNSQSGTPAPALTIPDQQVVYNCQHCDIHFSDNILYTIHMGCHGYEHPFQCNSCGHKCADKYDFACHFARGQHKK; via the exons atg GCTCAGCACACGAGAAGGAACATGGAGGAGATAAAGACCGAGCCCGTGGATTTTGTAAAGGAATTTCAAGAATACCTGACCCAGCAAACCCAGCATGTCAACATGATTTCAGGCTCCGTGTGTGGTGAAAAAGAGACAGCGGAGTCGTTTCAAGCCG ttGCCCCAAGGTGCGAGCAAAATGGTCTGGACCCCCCGTCTGTGGAGGTGAGACTGTCTGTGGAGGATGGGTCAGATGTGCAGATGGATGGCCTGGAGAGGACCTGCGATGGAAAGTATAAATGCAGCTACTGCAGCTATGCAAACAAGGGCATGGCTCGCTTAATAGAGCATATCCGCATCCACACAG GAGAAAAGCCTCACCGCTGTCAGCTGTGCCCATTTGCATCTGCGTATGAGCGTCACTTGGAAGCCCACATGCGCTCACACACAGGAGAGAAGCCCTACAAGTGTGACCTCTGCGCCTTCCGATGCAGTGACCGCAGCAACCTGTCACACCATCGGCGACGCCGCCACAAGCTTTTGCCCACCAGGGTGGCACGCTCTCCTTTCTCCAACAAGAGAATGCTGAGCGCTTTGCAGAAGAGGACAGCTTCGCTGGGGTTCGGGCGGCGCCTCCTGATCAATCTCAACCCGGCCTCTGTGATGATGCCAAAATCGGATTTTCTGACTGACTTGTCTCACAAAATCCaccatttaaacagcagcgagtatAAGAACGCTCCCAGGGTAGATGAGAAGGAAAGTCGCAACAGGAGTGCTAATggtttgacttttaaaaaccCACTCGACCAGGTGTCTACACTAGCCGGTCAGTTGGCTGAGCTCCACCCTGAGTCTCAGACTCCCGTGTCCCCAGACAGGGAGTCAATAAAAGATGAGAAGCCCATCCTAATACATAATGTCTCCAGTGAACAGGTTGCAATGTGCTCAAATGGAGTGCAGATATCATCACTTAAAAAAGAATCTCCCACCTCACGCCACGAGAACTGTAGTCCTGCTCTGAGCCTTGGCTTTGAGAACAACATGAACGCTCTGACTGCGTGTGTTAGCAACAGCCAGTCGGGCACACCCGCCCCTGCCCTGACTATACCGGACCAGCAGGTCGTGTATAATTGCCAACATTGTGATATTCACTTTTCTGACAATATCCTCTACACTATTCACATGGGCTGCCACGGCTATGAACATCCATTCCAGTGCAACAGCTGTGGGCATAAATGCGCAGACAAATACGATTTTGCCTGCCATTTTGCCCGTGGCCAACATAAAAAGTGA
- the LOC113028300 gene encoding zinc finger protein Pegasus-like isoform X2: MEEIKTEPVDFVKEFQEYLTQQTQHVNMISGSVCGEKETAESFQAVAPRCEQNGLDPPSVEVRLSVEDGSDVQMDGLERTCDGKYKCSYCSYANKGMARLIEHIRIHTGEKPHRCQLCPFASAYERHLEAHMRSHTGEKPYKCDLCAFRCSDRSNLSHHRRRRHKLLPTRVARSPFSNKRMLSALQKRTASLGFGRRLLINLNPASVMMPKSDFLTDLSHKIHHLNSSEYKNAPRVDEKESRNRSANGLTFKNPLDQVSTLAGQLAELHPESQTPVSPDRESIKDEKPILIHNVSSEQVAMCSNGVQISSLKKESPTSRHENCSPALSLGFENNMNALTACVSNSQSGTPAPALTIPDQQVVYNCQHCDIHFSDNILYTIHMGCHGYEHPFQCNSCGHKCADKYDFACHFARGQHKK; the protein is encoded by the exons ATGGAGGAGATAAAGACCGAGCCCGTGGATTTTGTAAAGGAATTTCAAGAATACCTGACCCAGCAAACCCAGCATGTCAACATGATTTCAGGCTCCGTGTGTGGTGAAAAAGAGACAGCGGAGTCGTTTCAAGCCG ttGCCCCAAGGTGCGAGCAAAATGGTCTGGACCCCCCGTCTGTGGAGGTGAGACTGTCTGTGGAGGATGGGTCAGATGTGCAGATGGATGGCCTGGAGAGGACCTGCGATGGAAAGTATAAATGCAGCTACTGCAGCTATGCAAACAAGGGCATGGCTCGCTTAATAGAGCATATCCGCATCCACACAG GAGAAAAGCCTCACCGCTGTCAGCTGTGCCCATTTGCATCTGCGTATGAGCGTCACTTGGAAGCCCACATGCGCTCACACACAGGAGAGAAGCCCTACAAGTGTGACCTCTGCGCCTTCCGATGCAGTGACCGCAGCAACCTGTCACACCATCGGCGACGCCGCCACAAGCTTTTGCCCACCAGGGTGGCACGCTCTCCTTTCTCCAACAAGAGAATGCTGAGCGCTTTGCAGAAGAGGACAGCTTCGCTGGGGTTCGGGCGGCGCCTCCTGATCAATCTCAACCCGGCCTCTGTGATGATGCCAAAATCGGATTTTCTGACTGACTTGTCTCACAAAATCCaccatttaaacagcagcgagtatAAGAACGCTCCCAGGGTAGATGAGAAGGAAAGTCGCAACAGGAGTGCTAATggtttgacttttaaaaaccCACTCGACCAGGTGTCTACACTAGCCGGTCAGTTGGCTGAGCTCCACCCTGAGTCTCAGACTCCCGTGTCCCCAGACAGGGAGTCAATAAAAGATGAGAAGCCCATCCTAATACATAATGTCTCCAGTGAACAGGTTGCAATGTGCTCAAATGGAGTGCAGATATCATCACTTAAAAAAGAATCTCCCACCTCACGCCACGAGAACTGTAGTCCTGCTCTGAGCCTTGGCTTTGAGAACAACATGAACGCTCTGACTGCGTGTGTTAGCAACAGCCAGTCGGGCACACCCGCCCCTGCCCTGACTATACCGGACCAGCAGGTCGTGTATAATTGCCAACATTGTGATATTCACTTTTCTGACAATATCCTCTACACTATTCACATGGGCTGCCACGGCTATGAACATCCATTCCAGTGCAACAGCTGTGGGCATAAATGCGCAGACAAATACGATTTTGCCTGCCATTTTGCCCGTGGCCAACATAAAAAGTGA
- the pstk gene encoding L-seryl-tRNA(Sec) kinase: MATEEAVSVSRASACLCVLCGLPAAGKSTLARRILSTAAQHGWRATVVPYDDLIPEQAFRTKVVEDGVNLQEMHTEWKSHRQAVLYCIEQFLQKSEILPEAPSSSGISVAAWEQCTQGLMGPKGLKLPLVFLLDDNFYYPSMRYEVCQLARKYSLGFCQVYLQCDLESCISRNQSRSQPVPTEVILEMVKRLESPNPQKNSWEINSITLNSTGTVSKSDIQRVMELISSALNNPLSLGEDNKEQKDADRLKCANSVVHQADQACRRLISEAMKTARENKVPPERMRSLAAQLSESKATFLHNLGKHFLHEVPFIQGEEINVEHAAKRAAEIFNDDLKEILSRIMNDK; this comes from the exons ATGGCAACTGAGGAGGCCGTGAGTGTCAGCAGGGCTTCGgcctgtctgtgtgtcctcTGCGGGCTACCCGCTGCTGGGAAGTCCACCCTGGCCCGCCGGATTCTCAGTACCGCCGCACAGCATGGATGGAGAGCCACTGTGGTGCCATACGATGACCTGATCCCAGAGCAAGCTTTTCGAACCAAAGTGGTCGAGGATGGTGTTAACCTGCAAGAAATG CACACTGAATGGAAGTCACACAGACAAGCTGTGTTGTACTGTATTGAGCAGTTCTTGCAGAAGTCAGAAATACTCCCAGAGGCACCAAGCAGCTCTGGGATCAGTGTTGCTGCCTGGGAACAGTGCACTCAAGGTCTGATGGGGCCTAAAGGTCTGAAGCTACCTCTCGTCTTCCTACTGGACGACAACTTCTACTATCCAAGTATGAGATATGAAGTTTGTCAGCTTGCAAGGAAGT ATTCGCTGGGTTTCTGCCAGGTCTACCTACAGTGTGATTTAGAATCATGCATCAGCAGAAACCAGAGCAGGTCTCAGCCCGTTCCCACTGAGGTGATACTGGAGATGGTGAAGCGGTTGGAGTCTCCGAATCCTCAGAAGAACTCATGGGAGATTAACAGCATTACACTTAACAGCACAGGAACTGTGTCCAAATCTGACAT CCAGAGGGTGATGGAGTTGATCTCCTCTGCACTAAATAACCCACTAAGCCTGGGAGAAgacaacaaagaacaaaag GATGCTGATCGTCTGAAATGTGCCAATAGTGTTGTCCACCAGGCTGACCAGGCCTGTCGACGCCTCATCTCTGAAGCCATGAAGACTGCCAGAG AGAATAAAGTACCTCCTGAACGCATGAGGTCTTTGGCTGCTCAGCTGAGTGAATCCAAAGCAACGTTTCTTCATAACCTGGGGAAACATTTCCTCCATGAAGTGCCATTTATCCAAGGAGAAGAAATCAACGTAGAGCATGCAGCGAAGAGAGCAGCTGAAATTTTTAATGATGACTTGAAAGAAATCTTGTCTAGAATCATGAATGACAAATAA
- the LOC113028303 gene encoding disintegrin and metalloproteinase domain-containing protein 9-like, whose product MIIKNHILITVFVFSFISGIDNKDAFQGFTSKLSKYSIVNPQAIHRGSRSINRQHHLKDKYGDETVSYAVNINNQKHVIHLKKNRDFLHPNFVQYSRDAAGNYNTSYPKEHVHCYYHGEVEGYKDSMVALSTCSGLRGVIFFENKAFGLEPVPQSTTNDHLLYLLEDVQTEPITCGVVTEATSVPSHEPFEPGQSLTSLLRRKRNLPQTSYVELVLVVDNLRYTFKKNNATAVREEMVQMANLLDGYYKQLNIRVVLVGLEIFKDSNPFSVDGSAGNVLGNFVQWRKTFLIPKIRHDIGQLIVGQSGAYPGGVLGMAFVGTVCSASSSGGINVFSNNNLAFVSTVVAHEMGHNLGMNHDSANCACNGKSCIMSGGASGATNFSQCSEADFEALILRGGGLCLRNQPAASNVISNPECGNGLLEQGEQCDCGKPQECTNKCCNAATCTFTHGSACAHGACCENCQLKVAGTPCRNSVNTCDLPEYCNGRNESCPNDFYLMDGLPCENNAAYCYEGRCQTYDYQCGHLFAPDNAIKAADICFQVANIQGDQFGNCGSNSNGNYIKCTLANTMCGKVQCTNVNVNNPPPGATVTIKIVAGKTCVNADFNLGTDVLDPAYVNPGSPCATGKTCVNFQCVNASALLPNLICDAKTTCNGRGVCNNLGHCHCENGWGPPYCDRSGWGGSIDSGPAQIDYSLRNGLLIFFLLVVPLLVLLILVLLYIFRRESLEPCLKRLRKTQTKNTNAGSNSNAQTGARPIPPPERPTNRPAFPAAASTPVSGFKYGETNYWDDENSHDPPEQPPPVQGPGVPRPIQPKHLPS is encoded by the exons ATGATCATCAAAAATCACATCCtaataactgtttttgttttttcctttatttctgGGATCGATAACAAAG ATGCTTTCCAGGGGTTTACATCAAAGCTTTCCAAGTATTCCATTGTAAATCCTCAAGCGATTCATAGAGGGTCTAGGAGCATCAACAGACAACATCATTTAAAAGAT AAATATGGAGATGAGACAGTGTCATATGCAGTCAACATAAACAACCAAAAGCATGTCATTCATCTaaaaaagaacag agaCTTCTTACACCCAAATTTTGTTCAATATTCACGTGACGCTGCCGGGAACTACAACACATCGTATCCGAAAGAACAT gtaCATTGTTATTACCACGGGGAGGTGGAAGGCTATAAGGATTCAATGGTAGCGCTGAGCACGTGCTCTGGTCTCAG GGGTGTGATCTTCTTTGAAAATAAGGCCTTTGGCCTGGAGCCTGTGCCACAGTCCACCACCAATGACCACCTTCTCTACCTTTTGGAGGACGTTCAGACCGAGCCCATCACCTGTGGAGTCGTTACTGAGGCTACTTCAGTGCCGAGCCACGAACCCTTTGAGCCTGGCCAATCCCTGACTTCTCTGCTGCGG AGAAAACGCAATTTACCACAGACCAGTTATGTGGAGTTGGTGCTGGTTGTGGATAATCTCAGG TatacttttaagaaaaacaatgcaACAGCAGTGAGAGAGGAGATGGTGCAAATGGCTAATCTACTGGACGGG TACTACAAGCAGCTGAACATCCGAGTTGTCCTGGTGGGCCTGGAGATTTTTAAGGATAGTAATCCTTTTAGTGTGGACGGCAGTGCAGGAAATGTGTTGGGAAATTTTGTTCAGTGGAGGAAGACTTTTCTGATACCCAAAATCAGGCATGACATTGGACAACTCATTGT TGGTCAGTCTGGGGCATATCCAGGAGGTGTATTAGGTATGGCCTTTGTGGGCACAGTCTGCTCTGCCTCAAGTTCTGGAGGAATCAATGTG tttaGCAACAACAATTTGGCTTTTGTCTCCACTGTGGTGGCTCATGAGATGGGTCATAACCTGGGCATGAATCATGACTCTGCGAACTGCGCCTGTAATGGAAAAAGCTGCATCATGTCAGGAGGTGCCAG TGGTGCCACAAATTTTAGCCAGTGCAGTGAAGCAGATTTTGAAGCACTGATTTTAAGAGGAGGAGGCCTGTGTCTGAGAAATCAGCCCGCTGCATCAAATGTGATTAGCAATCCTGAGTGTGGCAACGGCCTACTGGAACAAGGGGAGCAGTGTGATTGTGGCAAACCACAG GAATGTACGAATAAGTGCTGCAATGCTGCCACATGTACATTTACCCACGGATCTGCATGTGCTCACGGAGCATGTTGTGAAAACTGTCAG cTGAAAGTTGCAGGAACGCCATGCAGAAATTCTGTCAATACCTGTGATCTTCCTGAATATTGTAATGGAAGAAATGAATCCTGTCCGAATGACTTTTATCTCATGGATGGTCTGCCCTGTGAAAACAATGCTGCGTATTGCTATGAAGGACGCTGCCAGACATATGATTATCAGTGCGGACATCTGTTTGCACCAG ATAATGCAATAAAAGCAGCAGATATTTGTTTCCAAGTTGCAAATAttcagggagatcagtttggtAACTGTGGATCCAACAGCAATGGAAACTACATCAAATGTACTTTAGC AAATACCATGTGTGGAAAGGTGCAGTGCACCAACGTGAATGTGAATAACCCTCCTCCTGGTGCCACAGTCACTATCAAAATAGTTGCTGGGAAGACTTGTGTTAATGCAGACTTCAACCTTGGCACAGATGTGCTGGACCCAGCCTATGTTAACCCTGGCAGCCCCTGTGCTACAGGAAAG ACCTGTGTGAActttcagtgtgtgaatgcctCTGCTCTCCTGCCCAACTTGATCTGTGATGCAAAAACCACCTGTAATGGCCGAGGG GTTTGTAACAACCTAGGTCACTGCCACTGTGAAAATGGCTGGGGCCCACCCTACTGTGACAGGTCAGGGTGGGGTGGCAGCATAGACAGCGGCCCTGCTCAAATAG ACTACTCCCTCAGAAACGGCCTGCTGATCTTCTTCCTCTTGGTGGTTCCTCTTCTGGTTCTTCTCATTTTGGTGCTCCTTTACATCTTTAGGAGAGAGTCCTTAGAGCCTTGCCTCAAAAG gttaCGTAAGACTCAGaccaaaaacacaaatgcaGGCTCAAACAGCAATGCTCAAACGGGTGCCAGACCCATACCTCCACCTGAGCGTCCCACCAACCGG CCTGCATTTCCAGCAGCTGCCTCAACTCCAGTTTCTGG TTTCAAGTACGGAGAAACGAACTACTGGGATGATGAAAACAGTCATGACCCCCCTGAACAACCACCTCCTGTACAAGGCCCTGGAGTACCCAGACCAATCCAACCGAAACATCTACCAAGCTAA